The Desulfobulbus propionicus DSM 2032 DNA segment ACAAAGGGCAACGGTTCTCGATCAAGTCCGACGACATCATCTTTGCCGACATCGACTATGCGTCCAACTATTTTTCCTTTGCCCGCCGCTTGTTCCTCTGCGACGGCGATGCCCTGATCGTGCCGCAGCAGCGGCTGCTTGCCATCCTCCAGCGGATTGAAACCCGTCTGCCGCAGGTCACCCGTGTGGGCATTTACGCCAACAGCAAGAGTCTGCGACTCAAAACGGTCGAGGAGTTGCGGCAGTTACGGCAACACGGTCTGGGCATCGTCTACATGGGCCTGGAAAGCGGCGACGACTCCACCCTTGCCCGGATGCACAAGGGCGCGACCGCCGAGGAGATGATCGCCATGGGGCAAAAGGCCAAGGCCGCCGGTCTTCCCCTGTCCCTCACCGTGCTCCTGGGCATTGCCGGGCCGGAGCGATCGGCCATCCACGCAACGGAAACCGGCCGGGTGCTCAGCGCCATAGATCCGGAATATGTGGGTGCCTTGAGCCTGATGCTCGAACCCGGAACCCAGCTCCATGACCAGTACCGGGATGGAAGGTTCGCCATGCCCGAGCCGCTGGCCATCCTCCAAGAGCTACGGACCATGATTGCGGCCACTGAACTCAGCAACGGTCTCTTTCACGCCAACCACGCCTCCAACTATCTGCCGATCCGGGCCAAGCTGCCCGAAGACAAGGAAAAGACCCTGGCCGTGCTCGATCAGGCCCTTGTCGGCGCCCTGTCCTTGAAACCCGAGTTTCTTCGCGCCTTATAGCCTTTCTCTCGTCTGAACTGGGCAAGGGAGGCTTGTTCCCGTCTCAGTTGGAGTCGTTCCCGTACTGTCCCTCCAGGTGGGGGCCTGTGGCGTCGTAGATAACAACCCGGTTGCGGCCCAGCATTTTGGCGTGATAGAGGGCTTGGTCCGCCTGACGGATCAGCTCGCTGGCCTTGCTGTCACGCGAGGGAACCATCGCGGCCACGCCTTGACTGACCGTAAGAATCGGTGCAACCTGCGAGGTCGCATGGGGAATTTTCAGCTGGTCGATCCGTTGGTGGAAGAGTTCGGCCACCTTGTAGGCCGCTTCGGCGCTGCAATCGGGCAAAAGGCAAATGAATTCCTCGCCCCCGTAGCGAGCCAGGGAGTCGGAGACGCGCCGCATCCCCTTCTGCAACGCCGTGGCCACTTCGCGCAGGCATTGATCTCCAGCCACATGACCGTAATGGTCGTTGAATTTCTTGAACTGATCGATGTCGATCATGATCGCAGCCAAGGAACTGTTGGTGCGCTGGCAACGCCGCCACTCGCGATGCAGCTTGTCCTCATGGTAACGACGGTTGGCAATGCCGGTCAGGCCATCGAGGTTGGTCAGTTTGCGCAACTCCTCGTTGGCCAGTTCAAGACTTTGGTTCGCTTCCTCGACCTTGGCGATCTGGGCGACCACCAGTCTGGCGGTGATGGCGGCGGCCTCGCGGGAAGCGAGCACTTCCCGGTAGAGAAGCTGATAGGCGGCAAACAGCTCCTCCTTGCTCAGTCGCGCCAGTTGCTGTTTGTCCAAATGATAGAGATCAAACGAGTGCATTGGCAGCTTCCACGGCCATATCCGCAGCCCGTTTGATCGTTTCCGCCTCCCCTTCCCCTTCGATCCCGATCAGCCATACCTTGGGCAGGGGATCAAGGCCGAGGTGCGGCAGGGTCTTGAGCAGATAGAGCAATCCCCCGGAATGGGAATACGCTTCGGTCCACACTTCATCGAGCCGCGCCGCATCGAGCCGCACCACCGAACCTGGATCGGCGAAGCCAACAACCCGATCAACCAGCACCATGACCTCGCATCCATCGAAAAACGGCAGCAGATCGAGGCCAGCCAGCCCGCCATCGAGCACCTCGAACGAATCGCCAAGGTTTCTGGAGCGCAGCTCGTCGTGGACCAGATGGCCGACGGCATCGGCCGTCACCAAGCTGTTGCCCACGCAGATGATCCGCCGCCGGTTCATGCGCCGATCCGGATCCGGCCCAGGGAATGTCCTTGCCGGCCCACCGCATGGACCGAGCAGACCATGCACAGATCAAAACTGCGGACCACATGGCCTACCTCCACGGGATCTTCAGGATTATGCACCGGTGTACCCACCAGGGCCTCTTCGATGGGACCACGAACACCACGGTCATCGCGGGGCGAGGCGTTCCAGGTGGTCGGCGGAACGATCTGGTAATGGTCGATATAGCCGCCGTTGAGCTGCACCCAGTGGCCGAGCAGGCCGCGGGGCGCCTGGATCAACCCCAGACCGGAACCGTTGGCAGGAACGCCGGTCGGTTGATAAAAGGGTTCGGCGGGATCGATTGCCCGCAGGTCGCGTTCCATGGTCATCAGCAGGCGACCGGCGCGAACTATGCGTGCCAATTCCCGGGCCAAGGCAGACGTTCCGTGGCCGGCGACCAGATCCGTCAGCAAGGGATCACGGCGGGTCAGGGCTTCGGCCAAGGCTCCGGTTTCCGCCGGAGAGCCGTTGTACCGTGGCGCCTTGCACCAGGAATAGGTTCCGCTTGCGGCTGACTCCTTGGGATGGGTTTCGGACTCGGAGGGATGACCGCCTGAATCGCTGTCTTGATAATGGGCGTACCGCACCTCCTCGGCGATGTGTCGCTGATCCAGGACATTCAGGGCATCGCCGTGAAGGACATGACCTGCCATCGATTCCGAAGGCGGGTTGTCCACGGGCAATGGCGGTCCGGTGATGAACGAGCCATGCCAACCACCGAGGTGCTCCAGGGCAAGGGGAAAGGCGCTGCGCAGAAAAAAGCCGAGCTCGCTTGCTCGATGTTCTGGCCGTTCCTCAAGCCAGTCCTCCAGTTGGACGCGATTATGCACGGCCGCGAACCGCTCCAGGGAGCAACCGAGCACCTCCTGTTCGTACCAGCGGCGAAATTCCGCGAGCAGCAACCTGCACTGGCGCAGATCGGCTGCGCTGGGCTGGGAGGTAACGCCGCCGGGAACGATGAACGAGGAGTGAGGCCATTGCCCGCCAAGGATGGCGATGATTTCCGGCAATTTTTTGGTGGCCAGAATGGTCGCGACCACCGTGCTGCCCTGATAGGGGCGGTACCGCTGGATCATTTCCTGGTAGAGCGGGTGCCGACCGTACCCTGTTGCGGTGAAATCAGCGGCAAACATCAAGAAAAGATGGCGAAAATCGTTTTGCAGTGTTTCCGCGCCCAAGGCAATGCGGCGCACAAGCAGGCCGTTGCGGCTGACCGCTGTTCTGGTGATGTCTTCCAGGGCCATGGCCGCGGCCAATAAATGACTGGTGCTGCAGATGCCGCAAATCCGAGGGGTGATCACCAGGCCGTCCAGGGAACTGCGGCCGATCAGCATGGTTTCGATCCCCCGGTACATGGTCCCGATCATCCAGGCATCGGTCACCATCCCGT contains these protein-coding regions:
- a CDS encoding radical SAM protein, yielding MHYQGTIYRPPSEANSILLQVTTGCSHNKCTFCGMYKGQRFSIKSDDIIFADIDYASNYFSFARRLFLCDGDALIVPQQRLLAILQRIETRLPQVTRVGIYANSKSLRLKTVEELRQLRQHGLGIVYMGLESGDDSTLARMHKGATAEEMIAMGQKAKAAGLPLSLTVLLGIAGPERSAIHATETGRVLSAIDPEYVGALSLMLEPGTQLHDQYRDGRFAMPEPLAILQELRTMIAATELSNGLFHANHASNYLPIRAKLPEDKEKTLAVLDQALVGALSLKPEFLRAL
- a CDS encoding GGDEF domain-containing protein, which produces MHSFDLYHLDKQQLARLSKEELFAAYQLLYREVLASREAAAITARLVVAQIAKVEEANQSLELANEELRKLTNLDGLTGIANRRYHEDKLHREWRRCQRTNSSLAAIMIDIDQFKKFNDHYGHVAGDQCLREVATALQKGMRRVSDSLARYGGEEFICLLPDCSAEAAYKVAELFHQRIDQLKIPHATSQVAPILTVSQGVAAMVPSRDSKASELIRQADQALYHAKMLGRNRVVIYDATGPHLEGQYGNDSN
- a CDS encoding nickel-dependent hydrogenase large subunit, with the protein product MAETVCMPMNRVEGDLEVKVAIEDGMVTDAWMIGTMYRGIETMLIGRSSLDGLVITPRICGICSTSHLLAAAMALEDITRTAVSRNGLLVRRIALGAETLQNDFRHLFLMFAADFTATGYGRHPLYQEMIQRYRPYQGSTVVATILATKKLPEIIAILGGQWPHSSFIVPGGVTSQPSAADLRQCRLLLAEFRRWYEQEVLGCSLERFAAVHNRVQLEDWLEERPEHRASELGFFLRSAFPLALEHLGGWHGSFITGPPLPVDNPPSESMAGHVLHGDALNVLDQRHIAEEVRYAHYQDSDSGGHPSESETHPKESAASGTYSWCKAPRYNGSPAETGALAEALTRRDPLLTDLVAGHGTSALARELARIVRAGRLLMTMERDLRAIDPAEPFYQPTGVPANGSGLGLIQAPRGLLGHWVQLNGGYIDHYQIVPPTTWNASPRDDRGVRGPIEEALVGTPVHNPEDPVEVGHVVRSFDLCMVCSVHAVGRQGHSLGRIRIGA
- a CDS encoding hydrogenase maturation protease, which produces MNRRRIICVGNSLVTADAVGHLVHDELRSRNLGDSFEVLDGGLAGLDLLPFFDGCEVMVLVDRVVGFADPGSVVRLDAARLDEVWTEAYSHSGGLLYLLKTLPHLGLDPLPKVWLIGIEGEGEAETIKRAADMAVEAANALV